A genomic segment from Nicotiana sylvestris chromosome 1, ASM39365v2, whole genome shotgun sequence encodes:
- the LOC138876084 gene encoding uncharacterized protein, which translates to MSNLDETEVVNMGDAENVEETRIGVHLSPSEKEEYTEFLKEYEDIFSWTYGDMTGLSTSIVSHKLSTDPTCPPIEKVKLEAESREMRIRVPTRKLLGFIVSRRGIELDPLKAKAIQELPPPKNKKDVMSFLGRLNYISRFIAQSTVICEPIFKMLEKDAATKWTSDCQKAFDKIKEYLSTPLGLVPPEPAIKGQALADHLAENPIDGEYKPLKMYFPDEEVSFIGEDVAECYDGWRMFFDGAANFKGVGIGAVLISETGQHYPVSAKLRFPCTNNMAKPCILGLKMAIDMNIQELLNLDKNFIDPIPVKIHDHPAYCAHVKEEADGKPWFHDIKEYLTKGEYQSLQIPLKSAQFGGYLTISFTAEESCTRGLLMGVIKIHADMIKVPPNELNATSSPWLFVVWGMDVIGPIEPAASNGHRIPESIITDNGSNLSSYLMKAMCETFKIKHKNSTAYRPQMNGAIEASNKNIKKILRKMVEKHKQWHEKLSFALLGYRTTVRISTGATHYMLVYGTKAVITAEVEIPSLRIIQEAELDNAKRVKSRYEQLALIDGKRMNAVCHGQLY; encoded by the exons atgTCTAACCTGGATGAAACTGAGGTTGTTAACATGGGAGATGCTGAAAATGTCGAAGAAACGCGCATCGGTGTTcatttgtcaccatcagaaaaggaagagtacacagaatttctaaaggaatatgaggacatattctccTGGACATATggtgacatgactggtttgagtacatctattgtgtcACACAAACTGTcgactgatccgacatgtccaccg attgAGAAGGTaaaacttgaagctgaatcccgcgaAATGCGCATTCGGGTTCCTACCAGAAAGCTACTAgggttcattgtaagtcgccgAGGGATAGAGCTGGATCCGTTAAAGgccaaagctattcaagaattaccaccgccaaagaacaaaaaggatgtgatgagtttcctggggagactcaactatatcagccggttcatagctcaatctactgtcatctgtgaACCGATATTTAAGATGCTggagaaggacgccgctaccaaatggactagtgattgtcagaaagccttcgacaaaatcaaggagtacttgtccacaccacTAGGTTTGGTTCCGCCTGAACCAG caatcaagggacaagcattggcggATCATCTAGCTGAAAATCCCATAGACGGAGAATAcaaacccctaaaaatgtattttcctgacgaggaggtatccttcataggagaagacgTTGCAGAATGCTATGACGgctggagaatgtttttcgacggagcagcgAATTTCAAAGgggttggcataggagcagtcctcaTATCAGAAACTGGCCAAcattatccagtgtctgcaaAACTCAgattcccatgcaccaacaacatggccaagccctgcatcttgggactcaagatggccattgacatgaatattcaagagttgcta AATCTAGATAAGAACTTCATAGATCCTATTCCAGTGAAGATTCATGATCATCCAGCTTACTGTGCACATGtcaaagaagaagcagatgggaagccttggtttcatgacatcaaagaatacttgacaaaaggagaataccagagcttgcaaatcccaCTCAAAAGCGCACAGTTTGGAGGTtatctaacaatttctttcacagcggaggaatcctgtacaagaGGACTCCTAATGGgggttattaag atacatgcagacatgataaaggtacctccaaacgagcttaatgcaacaagctcaccatggttaTTCGTcgtttggggaatggatgttattggaccaattgaacctgccgcatcaaatgggcacag gattccagaatcaatcattactgataacgGTTCCAACCTCAGCAGttacttgatgaaagccatgtgtgaaaccttcaagatcaaacacaagaattctacagcctacagacctcagatgaacggagccataGAGGCctccaataagaatatcaagaagatactgaggaaaatggtagaaaagcataagcagtggcatgagaagttatcatttgctttgttggggtaccgcaccacagtccgtatatcaaccggggcaactcactatatgctggtttatggcaCAAAGGCGGTTATtaccgccgaggtagaaattccttccttgaggatcatacaggaagcagaactcgACAATGCAAAAAGGGtaaagagtcgttacgagcagttagctcttatagatggaaaaagaatgaatgcagtttgccatggtcaactttattag